One genomic segment of Streptomyces sp. RerS4 includes these proteins:
- a CDS encoding TIGR00730 family Rossman fold protein: MGNPEGNARRRPEEQQLGPVLRRRGQVQAGSTTDQRLLDTAGPSEWVHTDPWRVLRIQSEFIEGFGTLAELPPAISVFGSARTPAGSPEYEAGVKIGHALVDAGFAVITGGGPGAMEAANKGAREANGISVGLGIELPFEQGLNQHVDLGLNFRYFFVRKTMFVKYSQGFVVLPGGLGTLDEMFEALTLVQTQKITRFPIVLFGTEYWRGLIDWLRDTVIAQGKASEKDLYLFHVTDDVEEAIALVTKEAGK; the protein is encoded by the coding sequence ATGGGCAACCCCGAAGGCAACGCTCGTCGTCGGCCCGAGGAGCAGCAGCTCGGGCCGGTGCTGCGCAGGCGTGGCCAGGTGCAGGCGGGCAGCACGACGGACCAGCGGCTGCTGGACACGGCCGGGCCCTCCGAGTGGGTGCACACCGATCCCTGGCGGGTCCTGCGCATCCAGTCGGAGTTCATCGAGGGCTTCGGGACGCTGGCGGAGCTGCCGCCCGCGATCAGCGTGTTCGGCTCTGCCCGCACGCCGGCCGGTTCGCCGGAGTACGAGGCGGGCGTGAAGATCGGGCACGCGCTCGTCGACGCCGGCTTCGCCGTCATCACCGGCGGTGGTCCGGGCGCGATGGAAGCCGCCAACAAGGGCGCGCGCGAGGCGAACGGGATCTCCGTCGGCCTGGGCATCGAACTGCCCTTCGAGCAGGGCCTCAACCAGCACGTCGACCTCGGCCTGAACTTCCGCTACTTCTTCGTCCGCAAGACGATGTTCGTGAAGTACAGCCAGGGCTTCGTCGTCCTGCCGGGCGGGCTCGGCACGCTGGACGAGATGTTCGAGGCGCTGACGCTGGTGCAGACGCAGAAGATCACCCGGTTCCCCATCGTGCTGTTCGGCACGGAGTACTGGCGCGGCCTGATCGACTGGCTGCGCGACACGGTGATCGCCCAGGGCAAGGCCTCGGAGAAGGACCTCTACCTCTTCCACGTCACGGACGACGTGGAGGAGGCGATCGCCCTGGTCACGAAGGAAGCCGGCAAGTAG
- a CDS encoding DinB family protein, translating to MIAGLGLARRMFHGAHEELTAAVRSAAPGDLGRCPLPDANSPAWLLWHIARGEDRNLSEIAGVPQLYVAGGWAERFGRPADPRDTGYGHTPAQAAAFTGAGAPGPAPLLGYLDAVFEKRVERYLTTAPAGDLDRIAPSPTLGTADTVEARLASQLADTLAHLGQLGLLLAAPANPPG from the coding sequence ATGATCGCCGGGCTGGGGCTCGCGAGACGGATGTTCCACGGGGCACACGAGGAACTGACGGCCGCGGTCCGCTCCGCCGCCCCCGGGGACCTCGGCCGCTGCCCGCTCCCCGACGCCAACAGCCCGGCCTGGCTGCTGTGGCACATCGCGCGCGGCGAGGACCGCAACCTGTCCGAGATCGCGGGCGTGCCCCAGCTCTACGTGGCCGGCGGCTGGGCGGAGCGTTTCGGCCGCCCGGCGGACCCCCGCGACACCGGCTACGGGCACACGCCCGCGCAGGCGGCCGCCTTCACCGGCGCCGGCGCCCCCGGCCCGGCCCCGCTCCTGGGCTACCTGGACGCGGTGTTCGAGAAGCGGGTGGAGCGGTACCTGACCACCGCCCCGGCGGGCGACCTCGACCGGATCGCCCCGAGCCCGACCCTGGGCACGGCCGACACCGTCGAGGCCCGACTCGCCTCGCAGCTCGCGGACACGCTCGCGCATTTGGGCCAGCTGGGCCTGCTCCTCGCCGCGCCCGCGAACCCCCCTGGCTAG
- the mshB gene encoding N-acetyl-1-D-myo-inositol-2-amino-2-deoxy-alpha-D-glucopyranoside deacetylase has product MNGLPARRLLLVHAHPDDESINNGVTMAKYAAEGAHVALVTCTLGEEGEVIPAELAHLAPDRDDTLGAYRVGELAAAMKELGVTDHRFLGGPGRFRDSGMMGAPQNERPGAFWSADVDEAAGYLVEVIRELRPQVLVTYDPDGGYGHPDHIQAHRVAMRAAELAADAAWRPELGAPHAIGKIYWNRVPRSVVEAGFERLRTAGATLAFPGHASPQDVPGVVADERITAEIGDEGEDGGDDARPGGVHAAAKAAAMRAHATQIAVDGPFFALSNDLAQPLFAREYYELAHGTSGAPAGTRERDLFAGVEA; this is encoded by the coding sequence ATGAACGGTCTTCCCGCCCGTCGTCTGCTCCTCGTGCACGCGCACCCGGACGACGAGTCGATCAACAACGGCGTCACCATGGCCAAGTACGCGGCCGAGGGCGCCCACGTCGCGTTGGTGACCTGCACGCTCGGCGAGGAGGGCGAGGTCATCCCCGCCGAGCTGGCCCACCTCGCGCCCGACCGCGACGACACCCTCGGCGCGTACCGGGTCGGCGAGCTGGCCGCCGCGATGAAGGAGCTGGGGGTCACCGACCACCGCTTCCTCGGCGGCCCGGGGCGCTTTCGCGACTCGGGGATGATGGGCGCCCCGCAGAACGAGCGCCCCGGAGCCTTCTGGTCGGCCGACGTGGACGAGGCCGCCGGATACCTCGTCGAGGTGATCCGGGAACTTCGGCCGCAGGTCCTCGTCACCTACGACCCCGACGGCGGCTACGGCCACCCCGACCACATCCAGGCCCACCGGGTGGCCATGCGCGCCGCCGAGCTGGCCGCCGACGCCGCCTGGCGCCCGGAGCTCGGCGCCCCGCACGCGATCGGGAAGATCTACTGGAACCGGGTCCCGCGCTCGGTGGTCGAGGCGGGCTTCGAGCGGCTGCGGACGGCCGGCGCCACGCTCGCCTTCCCCGGCCACGCGAGCCCGCAGGACGTACCGGGGGTGGTCGCCGACGAGCGGATCACCGCCGAGATCGGTGACGAGGGCGAAGACGGGGGCGACGACGCGCGGCCGGGCGGCGTTCACGCGGCGGCCAAGGCGGCCGCCATGCGGGCGCACGCGACGCAGATCGCCGTCGACGGCCCCTTCTTCGCCCTCTCGAACGACCTGGCGCAGCCGCTCTTCGCCCGCGAGTACTACGAGTTGGCGCACGGCACCTCCGGCGCCCCCGCCGGCACCCGTGAGCGGGACCTCTTCGCGGGGGTGGAGGCATGA
- the fdxA gene encoding ferredoxin: MTYVIAEPCVDVKDKACIEECPVDCIYEGQRSLYIHPDECVDCGACEPVCPVEAIFYEDDTPEEWKEYYKANVEFFDELGSPGGASKLGLIERDHPFVAGQPADINAGH; this comes from the coding sequence GTGACCTACGTCATCGCGGAGCCTTGTGTCGACGTCAAGGACAAGGCATGCATCGAAGAGTGCCCCGTCGACTGCATCTACGAGGGCCAGCGGTCCTTGTACATCCACCCGGACGAGTGCGTCGACTGCGGGGCCTGTGAGCCGGTCTGCCCGGTCGAGGCCATCTTCTACGAAGATGACACCCCGGAGGAGTGGAAGGAGTACTACAAGGCGAACGTCGAGTTCTTCGACGAGCTCGGTTCGCCCGGTGGTGCCTCCAAGCTCGGCCTGATCGAGCGCGACCACCCCTTCGTCGCCGGTCAGCCCGCCGACATCAACGCCGGGCACTGA
- a CDS encoding alpha/beta hydrolase, with translation MTWTERIVTRDGVRIACRDRSGPGRPVVLLHGLAGHAGEWDAVARDLSARHRVVAVDQRGHGAAERRPGDVSRAAYVADVLAVLDALDLRAPVLVGQSLGGHAALLTAAAHADRIHALVLVEAGPGGPNPGVQDEIGGWLDAWPTPFPSREEAVRFFGGGAVGEGWAAGLEEREDGWWPRFDRDVMVDSLAENATRSFWDEWARITCPTLVVLGQCGIIAPEEIDEMLRLRPDTAALSIPGAGHDLHLERPDLLRRVLRDFLGDAER, from the coding sequence ATGACCTGGACCGAACGCATCGTCACCCGCGACGGCGTCCGCATCGCCTGCCGTGACCGGTCGGGGCCCGGACGCCCCGTCGTCCTGCTGCACGGCCTGGCCGGCCACGCGGGGGAATGGGACGCCGTGGCCCGGGACCTCAGCGCCCGCCACCGCGTCGTGGCGGTCGACCAACGCGGCCACGGCGCCGCCGAACGCCGGCCCGGCGACGTGTCGCGCGCCGCCTACGTCGCCGACGTCCTCGCCGTACTCGACGCGCTCGACCTGCGGGCGCCCGTACTCGTCGGGCAGTCCCTGGGCGGCCATGCCGCCCTGCTCACGGCTGCCGCGCACGCCGATCGCATCCACGCGCTCGTCCTGGTCGAGGCGGGACCCGGCGGGCCGAACCCCGGGGTGCAGGACGAGATCGGCGGATGGCTCGACGCGTGGCCGACCCCCTTCCCATCGCGGGAGGAAGCCGTCCGCTTCTTCGGCGGCGGGGCGGTCGGCGAAGGCTGGGCGGCCGGCCTGGAGGAGCGCGAGGACGGCTGGTGGCCCCGCTTCGACCGCGACGTCATGGTCGACTCCCTCGCCGAGAACGCCACCCGCTCCTTCTGGGACGAGTGGGCGCGGATCACCTGTCCCACCCTGGTCGTCCTCGGCCAGTGCGGCATCATCGCACCCGAGGAGATCGACGAGATGCTCCGCCTGCGACCGGACACGGCCGCCCTGAGCATCCCCGGCGCGGGCCACGACCTCCACCTCGAACGCCCCGACCTGCTGCGGCGCGTCCTCCGGGACTTCCTCGGCGACGCCGAGCGCTAG
- a CDS encoding DivIVA domain-containing protein codes for MIVFWFLLIALVVVVAAVTLAVIGGGSEAVLPEAEPDRVADALPETRPVVRADIDALRLPVAPRGYRMAEVDDVLDRLAAELAERDARIAELTAAAATAPPADRHRGQGPRVDLGKDER; via the coding sequence TTGATCGTGTTCTGGTTCTTGCTGATCGCGCTGGTCGTGGTCGTGGCCGCGGTCACCCTCGCGGTGATCGGCGGCGGTTCGGAGGCCGTGCTGCCCGAGGCGGAGCCCGACCGGGTCGCCGACGCGCTCCCGGAGACCCGTCCCGTCGTACGGGCCGACATCGACGCCCTGCGCCTGCCCGTCGCGCCGCGCGGCTACCGGATGGCGGAGGTGGACGACGTACTCGACCGGCTGGCGGCGGAGCTCGCCGAGCGCGACGCGCGGATCGCGGAGCTGACCGCCGCCGCGGCCACCGCCCCGCCCGCCGACCGGCACCGGGGGCAGGGGCCGCGCGTCGACCTCGGGAAGGACGAGCGATGA
- the dapE gene encoding succinyl-diaminopimelate desuccinylase: MSESELDLTLDAAELTARLVDIPSVSGDEKVLADLVEDALRALPHLTVDRHGNNVVARTRLGRAERVVLAGHLDTVPIADNVPSRLDENGVLWGCGTTDMKSGVAVQLRIAATVPEPNRDLTFVFYDQEEVAADLNGLGKVAEAHPDWLTGDFAVLLEPSNAEVEGGCQGTLRVLLRTRGERAHSARSWMGSNAIHAASPILAKLAAYEPRKPVIDGLEYHEGLNAVRIEGGVANNVIPDVCTVTVNFRYAPDRGVDDAIAHVREVFADCGVDEFVIDDLSGGALPGLSHPAAAAFMEAVGGRAMPKFGWTDVSRFSALGVPAVNYGPGDALLAHKVDERVETKAILHCEERLRAWLTS, encoded by the coding sequence ATGTCCGAATCCGAGCTGGACCTCACCCTGGACGCTGCCGAGCTGACCGCCCGGCTCGTCGACATCCCCTCCGTGAGCGGCGACGAGAAGGTCCTCGCCGACCTCGTGGAAGACGCGCTGCGCGCCCTCCCGCACCTCACCGTCGACCGTCACGGCAACAACGTCGTGGCCCGGACGCGGCTGGGCCGCGCCGAGCGCGTCGTCCTCGCCGGGCACCTCGACACCGTCCCCATCGCCGACAACGTCCCCTCGCGCCTCGACGAGAACGGCGTCCTGTGGGGCTGCGGCACCACGGACATGAAGTCCGGGGTCGCCGTACAGTTGAGGATCGCCGCGACCGTCCCCGAGCCGAACCGCGACCTCACCTTCGTCTTCTACGACCAGGAAGAGGTCGCCGCCGACCTCAACGGCCTCGGCAAGGTCGCCGAGGCCCACCCCGACTGGCTGACCGGCGACTTCGCCGTCCTGCTGGAGCCCTCCAACGCCGAGGTCGAGGGCGGCTGCCAGGGCACCCTGCGCGTCCTGCTGCGCACCCGCGGCGAGCGCGCGCACTCCGCCCGCAGCTGGATGGGCTCCAACGCCATCCACGCCGCGAGCCCGATCCTGGCGAAGCTGGCCGCCTACGAGCCGCGCAAGCCCGTCATCGACGGCCTGGAGTACCACGAGGGCCTCAACGCCGTCCGGATCGAGGGCGGCGTCGCCAACAACGTGATCCCCGACGTGTGCACGGTGACGGTCAACTTCCGCTACGCCCCCGACCGCGGCGTGGACGACGCCATCGCCCACGTCCGCGAGGTCTTCGCGGACTGCGGCGTCGACGAGTTCGTGATCGACGACCTCTCGGGCGGCGCCCTGCCCGGCCTCTCCCACCCGGCGGCGGCCGCGTTCATGGAGGCGGTCGGCGGCCGGGCGATGCCCAAGTTCGGCTGGACGGACGTGTCCCGCTTCAGCGCGCTCGGCGTACCGGCGGTCAACTACGGACCGGGCGACGCCCTGCTGGCGCACAAGGTCGACGAGCGGGTCGAGACGAAGGCGATCCTCCACTGCGAGGAACGACTCCGCGCCTGGCTGACCTCCTGA
- the dapC gene encoding succinyldiaminopimelate transaminase, with protein MAAVSDRLPTFPWDKLEPYKATAAAHADGIVDLSVGTPVDPVPALIQRALTDAADSPGYPTVWGTPALRDAITGWLRGRLGASAAGHRNVLPVVGSKELVAWLPTQLGLGAGDQVAYPRLAYPTYEVGARLCGAEPVVYDDPTTDLDPARVKLLWLNSPSNPTGKVLAKEELIRVVAWAREHGILLFSDECYLELGWEAEPVSVLHDDVCGGSYAGIVAVHSLSKRSNLAGYRAAFIAGDADVLGELLEIRKHGGMMTAAPVQAAVVAALGDDTHVEEQRARYAARREALRTALEAHGFRVEHSEASLYLWVTRDEPCWDTVAHLASLGILVAPGDFYGEAGASFVRVAFTATDERVAAAVKRLG; from the coding sequence GTGGCCGCAGTATCCGACCGTCTCCCCACCTTCCCCTGGGACAAGCTGGAGCCGTACAAGGCCACGGCGGCGGCCCACGCGGACGGCATCGTCGACCTGTCGGTCGGCACCCCCGTGGACCCCGTGCCCGCTCTCATCCAGCGCGCCCTGACCGACGCCGCCGACTCCCCGGGCTACCCGACGGTGTGGGGCACGCCCGCGCTGCGCGACGCGATCACCGGCTGGCTGCGCGGGCGCCTCGGCGCGAGCGCCGCCGGCCACCGCAACGTCCTGCCGGTCGTCGGCTCCAAGGAACTGGTGGCCTGGCTGCCGACCCAGCTGGGCCTCGGCGCCGGCGACCAGGTCGCCTACCCCCGGCTCGCCTACCCCACGTACGAGGTCGGCGCGCGGCTGTGCGGCGCCGAGCCCGTGGTCTACGACGACCCGACCACCGACCTCGACCCGGCCCGCGTGAAGCTGCTCTGGCTCAACTCGCCGTCCAACCCCACCGGAAAGGTCCTCGCCAAGGAGGAACTGATCCGCGTCGTGGCCTGGGCGCGCGAGCACGGCATCCTGCTCTTCAGCGACGAGTGCTACCTCGAACTGGGCTGGGAGGCCGAACCGGTCTCCGTCCTCCACGACGACGTCTGCGGCGGCTCCTACGCGGGCATCGTCGCCGTCCACTCGCTCTCCAAGCGCTCCAACCTGGCCGGATACCGTGCCGCCTTCATCGCGGGCGACGCCGACGTCCTCGGTGAGCTGCTGGAGATCCGCAAGCACGGCGGCATGATGACCGCCGCCCCCGTTCAGGCCGCGGTCGTCGCCGCCCTCGGCGACGACACCCACGTCGAGGAGCAGCGCGCCCGCTACGCCGCCCGCCGCGAGGCGCTGCGCACCGCCCTGGAGGCGCACGGCTTCCGCGTCGAGCACAGCGAGGCCAGCCTCTACCTGTGGGTGACGCGGGACGAGCCCTGCTGGGACACCGTCGCCCACCTGGCGTCCCTCGGCATCCTGGTGGCACCGGGCGACTTCTACGGGGAGGCGGGCGCCTCCTTCGTCCGGGTGGCCTTCACCGCCACCGACGAGCGGGTCGCGGCCGCCGTCAAGCGCCTGGGCTGA
- a CDS encoding transglutaminase-like domain-containing protein, translating to MFAAEARSERPDLALLCLLLGAEADPELDDERVRDWAQIELDRLAGMLPYGLRDARAWASAVTELLGGRMGFHGTPADYDRLSSSLLHEVLRRRRGLPILLSVVWLEVARRAGAPVYGLGLPGHFVVGFGDPEEGVVVDPFAGGASLGAGPAELAQGPRTPARTLDIVLRILNNIRAWAAARPEQSAVALWALDLALLLPSHPAALRYERARLLVERGAFQEGAVELDAYASVVDAVDPAAAQRIRSEASSARALLN from the coding sequence ATGTTCGCGGCGGAGGCCCGCTCCGAGCGGCCGGACCTGGCGCTGCTGTGCCTGCTGCTGGGGGCGGAGGCGGATCCGGAGCTCGACGACGAGCGGGTCCGGGACTGGGCGCAGATCGAGCTGGACCGGCTCGCGGGGATGCTGCCGTACGGGCTGCGGGACGCGCGGGCGTGGGCGTCGGCGGTGACGGAGCTGCTCGGGGGCCGGATGGGTTTCCACGGCACCCCGGCGGACTACGACCGGCTCTCGTCCTCGCTGCTGCACGAGGTGCTGCGGCGTCGGCGGGGCTTGCCGATCCTGCTGTCGGTGGTGTGGCTGGAGGTGGCCCGGCGGGCCGGGGCTCCGGTATACGGGCTGGGGCTGCCGGGGCACTTCGTGGTCGGGTTCGGGGATCCGGAGGAGGGCGTCGTCGTGGACCCGTTCGCGGGCGGGGCCTCGCTCGGCGCGGGTCCGGCGGAGTTGGCGCAGGGGCCGCGGACGCCGGCGCGGACGCTGGACATCGTGCTGCGGATCCTGAACAACATCCGCGCCTGGGCGGCGGCGCGGCCGGAGCAGTCGGCGGTCGCGCTGTGGGCGCTGGACCTGGCGCTGCTGCTGCCGTCGCACCCGGCGGCGCTGCGCTACGAGCGGGCGCGGCTGCTGGTGGAGCGGGGTGCGTTCCAGGAGGGCGCGGTGGAACTGGACGCCTACGCGTCGGTGGTCGACGCGGTGGACCCGGCGGCCGCGCAACGCATCCGCTCCGAGGCCAGCTCGGCCCGCGCCCTGCTGAACTGA
- a CDS encoding DUF6113 family protein, giving the protein MTTAMTPGRIAALLGLLALGVLTGGAGWLVVDLWLPAGLLLALLALFGLFLGARLLLGGGLGVGVGAAGWFLSYVLLGVPRPEGDFLLGSSGIGMYAYLLGGSVIAVICATMRGPVERPVSAPKPR; this is encoded by the coding sequence ATGACCACGGCGATGACCCCCGGGCGGATCGCCGCCCTCCTGGGCCTGCTCGCGCTGGGCGTGTTGACGGGCGGGGCCGGCTGGCTCGTCGTCGACCTGTGGCTCCCGGCCGGGCTGCTGCTGGCCCTGCTCGCCCTCTTCGGACTGTTCCTCGGGGCCCGCCTCCTCCTCGGCGGTGGGCTCGGCGTGGGGGTGGGGGCGGCCGGCTGGTTCCTGTCGTACGTCCTGCTCGGGGTGCCCCGTCCCGAAGGGGATTTCCTGCTCGGTTCCTCCGGAATCGGTATGTACGCGTACCTTTTGGGGGGGAGCGTCATCGCTGTGATCTGCGCCACGATGCGCGGCCCCGTCGAGCGACCCGTTTCGGCCCCGAAGCCCCGCTGA
- the folP gene encoding dihydropteroate synthase: protein MLRLGRREFDTHEPVIMAIVNRTPDSFYDQGATFLDEPALDRVERAVAEGAAIIDIGGVKAGPGEHVDAAEEARRTVGFVAEVRRRHPDVVISVDTWRHEVGEAVCESGADVLNDAWGGVDPKLAEVAARYGVGLVCTHAGGVEPRTRPHRTTYEDVVADILRVTVGLAERAAALGVPRESIMIDPGHDFGKNTRHSLEATRRLGEMTATGWPVLVSLSNKDFVGETLDKPVKERLLGTLATTAVSAWLGAQVYRVHEVAETRQVLDMVRSIQGHRPPAVARRGLA, encoded by the coding sequence ATGCTGCGACTGGGCAGGCGCGAGTTCGACACCCACGAGCCGGTGATCATGGCCATCGTGAACCGGACCCCTGACTCCTTCTACGACCAGGGCGCGACCTTCCTCGACGAGCCCGCCCTCGACCGGGTCGAGCGGGCGGTCGCCGAGGGCGCGGCCATCATCGACATCGGCGGGGTCAAGGCGGGGCCCGGCGAGCACGTGGACGCGGCCGAGGAGGCCCGGCGTACGGTCGGTTTCGTGGCGGAGGTACGCCGCCGGCACCCCGACGTGGTGATCAGCGTCGACACCTGGCGGCACGAGGTCGGCGAGGCCGTGTGCGAATCCGGGGCCGACGTCCTGAACGACGCGTGGGGCGGCGTGGACCCGAAGCTCGCGGAGGTCGCGGCCCGCTACGGCGTCGGGCTGGTGTGCACCCACGCGGGCGGGGTCGAGCCGCGGACACGGCCGCACCGTACGACGTACGAGGACGTCGTGGCGGACATCCTGCGCGTCACGGTCGGCCTCGCGGAGCGGGCGGCGGCCCTCGGCGTACCCCGGGAGTCGATCATGATCGACCCGGGGCACGACTTCGGGAAGAACACCCGCCACTCCCTGGAGGCCACCCGCCGCCTGGGCGAGATGACCGCGACCGGCTGGCCGGTGCTGGTGTCGCTGTCCAACAAGGACTTCGTCGGCGAGACCCTGGACAAGCCGGTCAAGGAACGCCTGCTGGGCACCCTGGCCACCACGGCCGTCTCGGCCTGGCTGGGCGCCCAGGTCTACCGCGTCCACGAGGTCGCGGAGACCCGCCAGGTTTTGGACATGGTCCGCTCGATCCAGGGCCACCGACCCCCGGCGGTGGCCCGCCGGGGGCTGGCCTGA
- a CDS encoding ATP-binding protein, whose product MSLPLTRRIARAALLVAAGTAPVVGAAGAASAADLPQLGALTAPVASDIPADTAAPVEAATDVAGTATEAVPAAAPAAEVAGGAGQMLGGLPVAQQLPVSQLPAPQLPLGGLPLGG is encoded by the coding sequence ATGTCCCTCCCCCTGACCCGTCGGATCGCCCGTGCCGCGCTGCTCGTCGCAGCCGGGACCGCGCCCGTGGTCGGTGCGGCCGGCGCGGCGAGCGCCGCGGACCTGCCGCAGTTGGGCGCGCTCACCGCCCCGGTCGCCTCTGACATCCCCGCCGACACCGCCGCGCCGGTCGAGGCGGCCACCGATGTGGCGGGCACCGCCACCGAGGCCGTGCCGGCCGCCGCTCCCGCCGCCGAGGTGGCGGGCGGTGCGGGCCAGATGCTGGGCGGCCTGCCGGTGGCGCAGCAGCTGCCCGTCTCCCAGCTGCCGGCGCCGCAGCTGCCGCTGGGCGGCCTCCCGCTGGGTGGCTGA
- a CDS encoding dipeptide ABC transporter ATP-binding protein, producing MPEAILEVRDLVKHYPLTQGVLFRKQVGAVKAVDGVSFDLAAGETLGIVGESGCGKSTVARMLVHLERPTAGAITYKGEDITKLSGRALKAVRRNIQMVFQDPYTSLNPRMTVGDIIGEPYEIHPEAAPKGDRRRRVRELLDVVGLNPEYINRYPHQFSGGQRQRIGIARGLALRPEVIVADEPVSALDVSVQAQVINLLDRLQNEFDLSYVFIAHDLSIVRHISDRVGVMYLGRIVEIGTDTEIYEHPTHPYTQALLSAVPVPDPEARAHRERIILTGDVPSPANPPSGCRFRTRCWKAQEICTTEVPLLAVPKVFPTGPPAHPSACHFAAEKQVVPPPPED from the coding sequence ATGCCTGAGGCCATCCTGGAGGTCCGCGACCTGGTCAAGCACTACCCGCTGACGCAGGGCGTCCTCTTCAGGAAGCAGGTCGGCGCGGTCAAGGCCGTCGACGGGGTCTCCTTCGACCTCGCCGCCGGCGAGACCCTCGGCATCGTCGGCGAGTCCGGCTGCGGCAAGTCCACCGTCGCCCGGATGCTCGTCCACCTCGAACGCCCGACGGCCGGCGCGATCACGTACAAGGGCGAGGACATCACGAAGCTGTCCGGCCGCGCCCTCAAGGCCGTCCGCCGCAACATCCAGATGGTCTTCCAGGACCCGTACACCTCGCTCAACCCCCGGATGACGGTCGGCGACATCATCGGCGAGCCCTACGAGATCCACCCCGAGGCCGCCCCCAAGGGCGACCGGCGCCGCAGGGTGCGCGAACTCCTCGACGTCGTCGGCCTCAACCCCGAATACATCAACCGCTACCCGCACCAGTTCTCCGGCGGCCAGCGCCAGCGCATCGGCATCGCCCGCGGCCTCGCCCTGCGACCGGAGGTCATCGTCGCAGACGAGCCGGTCTCCGCCCTCGACGTCTCCGTCCAGGCCCAGGTCATCAACCTCCTGGACCGCCTCCAGAACGAGTTCGACCTCTCGTACGTGTTCATCGCGCACGACCTCTCGATCGTCCGGCACATCTCCGACCGGGTCGGCGTCATGTACCTGGGCCGGATCGTCGAGATCGGCACCGACACCGAGATCTACGAGCACCCCACGCACCCGTACACGCAGGCGCTGCTGTCCGCCGTGCCCGTCCCGGACCCCGAGGCCCGCGCCCACCGCGAGCGGATCATCCTCACCGGTGACGTCCCCTCGCCGGCCAACCCGCCGTCGGGCTGCCGCTTCCGCACCCGCTGCTGGAAGGCCCAGGAGATCTGCACGACGGAGGTCCCGCTCCTGGCGGTCCCGAAGGTCTTCCCGACCGGCCCGCCCGCCCACCCCTCGGCCTGCCACTTCGCCGCCGAGAAACAGGTGGTCCCGCCGCCGCCCGAGGACTAG
- a CDS encoding GNAT family N-acetyltransferase: MEITAGGLLEIRITPADVGKRVSVRRVEGGRSDAPAFLDTVGVLTSWTGGVLTITRKDGVSVHIPESSLVAGKTVPPAPARRRGPAASFEELTRVGARAWQPLESEPLGEWVLRAAGGFTRRANSVLPSGDPGIPVEEALARVTAWYAERGLPAYVQAATGALGTQELLCAELEGRGWDREVSAEVRIGALAPVGDIDTDVAQVRLTREPDADWLGRYGRVRDPELARRVLVAGPSVWFASLGAGRAIGRCVVDGRWAGFAAVTVDPEYRRRGLATAVMAALARRALEEGASAAWLQVEADNPGARALYEGMGFATHHTYHHFRAGR; this comes from the coding sequence GTGGAAATCACTGCCGGTGGACTGCTGGAGATCCGTATCACCCCGGCTGACGTGGGTAAACGAGTCTCTGTACGACGGGTGGAGGGCGGCCGGAGCGACGCCCCGGCCTTCCTCGACACGGTCGGGGTTCTCACATCCTGGACCGGGGGTGTGCTGACGATCACACGCAAGGACGGCGTCAGCGTCCACATCCCGGAATCCTCGCTGGTCGCGGGCAAGACGGTGCCCCCCGCACCCGCCCGGCGCAGGGGTCCGGCGGCGTCCTTCGAGGAGCTGACGCGGGTCGGCGCGCGGGCCTGGCAGCCGCTGGAGAGCGAGCCGCTGGGCGAGTGGGTCTTGCGGGCCGCCGGCGGTTTCACCCGGCGGGCGAACTCCGTACTGCCGTCGGGCGACCCCGGTATACCCGTGGAGGAAGCACTCGCGCGAGTGACCGCCTGGTACGCGGAGCGTGGGCTTCCGGCGTACGTACAGGCCGCGACGGGTGCCCTCGGCACGCAGGAGCTGCTCTGCGCGGAGCTGGAGGGGCGCGGCTGGGACAGGGAGGTCTCGGCGGAGGTGCGTATCGGGGCGCTCGCGCCGGTCGGGGACATCGACACGGACGTGGCGCAGGTACGGCTGACCCGGGAGCCGGACGCGGACTGGCTCGGGCGCTACGGGCGGGTCCGGGATCCGGAGCTCGCCCGTCGGGTGCTGGTGGCGGGGCCGTCGGTGTGGTTCGCCTCGCTGGGCGCCGGCCGGGCGATCGGGCGGTGCGTGGTGGACGGCCGCTGGGCGGGGTTCGCGGCGGTGACGGTGGACCCGGAGTACCGCCGGCGGGGCCTGGCGACGGCGGTCATGGCGGCGTTGGCCCGGCGGGCGCTGGAGGAGGGTGCCTCGGCGGCCTGGCTCCAGGTGGAGGCGGACAATCCGGGGGCGCGGGCGCTGTACGAGGGGATGGGTTTCGCGACCCACCACACCTACCACCACTTCCGGGCGGGCCGGTGA